A part of Oscillospiraceae bacterium genomic DNA contains:
- a CDS encoding TIGR03905 family TSCPD domain-containing protein, with protein MQYTYYPKGVCSRKIDLEITDGIITSVRFLGGCHGNTQGVSRLMEGFSVEEAIRRLEGIDCMGKGTSCPDQLAKALKEAIKS; from the coding sequence ATGCAATATACTTATTATCCCAAGGGTGTATGTTCCCGAAAAATTGATCTTGAAATCACCGACGGAATTATCACATCAGTTCGCTTTTTAGGAGGTTGCCACGGCAACACTCAGGGAGTTTCCCGATTAATGGAAGGGTTTTCCGTAGAAGAAGCGATTCGTCGGTTAGAAGGGATTGACTGTATGGGAAAAGGAACCTCATGCCCTGATCAATTGGCAAAAGCTTTAAAAGAAGCTATCAAATCATAA
- a CDS encoding radical SAM protein, translating into MLSAQHSRANIGHITRLRINEDGPGVRSVVFMCACPLNCLWCCNPELCASERFKSLTVDELYSYIAKDVIYFKNSVGGVTFSGGEPLLHTDFIKNFIQKYCKDFSVAIETSLYTDRDTLKKLIPLIDRWYIDFKVFEEKKHLKYTGVSNEIIKENLRYLCEHINQDKITVTYPMIPGYNTTDENLTQMIVLLKELNIFHIELHPYRKEQEEKHLDIGLEATVIEELDPELYNDIQNRFLQNGFQIQKLQPYREKEKCKYLKDIRKELCRKYQIPLDIKNCSFEGRCVGTCPQCEYELQVINEWFKNNWKGNGIDE; encoded by the coding sequence ATGCTATCAGCACAACATAGTCGGGCAAATATTGGTCATATTACCCGATTGCGTATCAATGAAGACGGACCGGGGGTTCGCAGCGTTGTTTTTATGTGTGCATGTCCGTTAAACTGTCTTTGGTGTTGTAATCCTGAACTTTGTGCATCAGAACGATTCAAATCATTGACTGTTGATGAGTTGTATTCTTATATTGCAAAAGATGTGATATATTTTAAAAACAGCGTGGGAGGCGTGACTTTTTCAGGAGGAGAGCCTCTGCTGCATACAGATTTTATTAAGAATTTCATTCAAAAATACTGTAAAGATTTTTCTGTAGCGATTGAAACTTCCTTGTATACCGACAGAGATACCCTAAAAAAGTTGATTCCCTTGATCGATAGATGGTATATCGATTTTAAAGTGTTTGAGGAAAAAAAGCACCTGAAATATACAGGTGTTTCCAATGAAATCATTAAGGAAAATTTGCGGTATTTATGTGAACATATCAATCAGGATAAAATTACAGTTACTTATCCAATGATTCCGGGATATAATACGACGGATGAAAATCTTACGCAGATGATAGTGTTATTAAAAGAATTGAATATTTTTCATATTGAGTTACATCCCTATCGGAAAGAACAGGAAGAAAAACACCTGGATATCGGATTAGAAGCTACAGTGATAGAAGAATTGGACCCAGAGTTGTACAATGATATTCAGAATCGGTTTTTACAAAACGGTTTTCAAATACAAAAGTTACAACCCTATCGTGAAAAAGAGAAATGTAAATATTTAAAAGATATCCGAAAGGAACTTTGCCGAAAATATCAGATACCTTTAGATATTAAAAATTGCTCATTTGAGGGACGTTGTGTGGGCACGTGTCCTCAATGTGAATATGAACTGCAAGTGATTAATGAATGGTTCAAAAATAATTGGAAAGGAAATGGTATCGATGAATAA
- a CDS encoding 3-deoxy-7-phosphoheptulonate synthase, with amino-acid sequence MKMNMNFKRKLPIPMEIKEQYPLSYQLEQLKVKRDMEIKSIFEGKDDRFILIIGPCSADHDDSVIDYISRLRTVQDKVADKILIIPRIYTNKPRTTGDGYKGMLHQPDPNKESDMLKGVVAIRSLHIRAIAETGFTCADEMLYPENHRYLSDLLSYVAIGARSVENQKHRLTASGLDIPVGMKNPTAGDISVMMNSITAAQHSHTFIYRGWEVESHGNPLAHAILRGYVNKHGQSMPNYHYEDLIHLAETYAKSGLTNPGVIIDTNHANSGKKWAEQPRIAKEVLHSCRHSEDIKKLVKGLMIESYLEDGSQKPEEGVYGKSITDPCLGWEKTEKLIYDLADVL; translated from the coding sequence ATTAAAATGAACATGAATTTCAAACGGAAACTGCCAATCCCTATGGAAATTAAGGAGCAGTATCCCTTATCTTATCAGTTAGAACAGTTAAAAGTAAAAAGAGATATGGAAATTAAGTCAATCTTTGAAGGCAAAGATGATAGGTTTATTTTAATTATCGGTCCCTGTTCTGCCGACCACGATGACAGTGTGATTGATTACATTTCCCGTCTTCGCACCGTGCAGGACAAAGTGGCAGATAAAATTCTTATCATCCCCAGAATTTACACCAATAAACCCAGAACCACAGGCGACGGTTACAAGGGAATGCTTCATCAGCCTGATCCAAACAAAGAATCGGATATGTTAAAAGGGGTAGTGGCAATCAGAAGTCTACACATCAGAGCGATTGCGGAAACCGGTTTCACCTGTGCAGACGAAATGCTGTACCCTGAAAATCACAGATATTTATCTGATTTGCTTTCCTATGTTGCTATCGGTGCACGTTCTGTGGAAAATCAGAAGCACAGACTCACCGCAAGCGGATTGGATATTCCCGTTGGAATGAAAAATCCCACCGCAGGAGATATTTCCGTTATGATGAATTCTATCACCGCGGCACAACATTCTCACACCTTTATTTACAGAGGATGGGAAGTGGAAAGTCATGGTAACCCGTTAGCTCACGCAATTTTAAGAGGTTATGTGAACAAACATGGGCAGTCTATGCCAAACTACCACTATGAGGATTTGATTCACTTAGCAGAAACTTACGCAAAATCAGGTCTTACAAATCCCGGTGTGATTATTGATACCAACCATGCAAACTCCGGCAAAAAATGGGCAGAACAACCTAGAATTGCGAAAGAAGTGCTGCATAGCTGTCGTCATAGCGAGGATATTAAAAAGCTGGTGAAAGGTCTGATGATTGAAAGTTATCTGGAAGACGGTTCACAAAAACCTGAAGAGGGCGTTTACGGAAAATCTATTACCGACCCTTGCTTAGGTTGGGAAAAAACCGAAAAACTCATCTACGATCTGGCAGATGTATTATAA
- a CDS encoding prephenate dehydrogenase/arogenate dehydrogenase family protein, which yields MVDVSKNILIVGLGLLGGSYARVLKRFGFHISAITKEQSSIDYALQEGIIDEGSTELDKKLIEEADLVIFALYPHIFVEWIEANQHLLKSGAILSDVTGVKGSIVYKIQNMLRDDVEFIAAHPMAGREVSGVENSTDKMFAGANYIVTPTDKNTPKAINTCLELGRLLGFSNVTTLSPEEHDEMIGFLSQLTHCIAITLMTCNDKEHMEKFTGDSFRDLTRIARINDLMWSELFVANKEVLLSQMDLFMNKFKELKTMLETEDIDGMRQMMRHSTERRALFDKK from the coding sequence ATCGTAGATGTTAGTAAAAATATTTTAATTGTGGGACTTGGTCTTTTGGGTGGAAGTTATGCCAGAGTGTTAAAACGCTTCGGCTTTCATATTTCCGCAATCACCAAAGAGCAAAGCTCCATTGATTATGCCTTGCAAGAAGGTATTATTGATGAGGGTTCCACAGAACTTGACAAAAAATTGATCGAAGAAGCAGACCTGGTGATTTTTGCGCTCTATCCTCATATTTTTGTGGAATGGATTGAAGCAAATCAGCATCTTTTAAAAAGCGGTGCGATTCTTTCTGACGTAACAGGCGTCAAAGGAAGTATCGTCTATAAAATTCAGAATATGTTACGGGATGACGTGGAATTTATTGCCGCCCATCCTATGGCAGGACGAGAGGTTTCCGGTGTGGAAAACAGTACCGATAAGATGTTTGCAGGTGCCAACTATATTGTAACTCCCACCGATAAAAACACACCTAAAGCAATTAACACTTGTCTGGAATTAGGCAGATTACTTGGTTTTTCCAACGTGACAACCTTATCGCCTGAAGAACACGACGAGATGATTGGGTTTCTTTCCCAGTTGACGCACTGTATTGCCATTACGTTAATGACTTGCAATGACAAGGAACATATGGAAAAATTTACGGGGGATTCCTTCCGTGATTTAACCAGAATTGCCCGTATTAACGATTTGATGTGGAGTGAACTGTTTGTAGCAAACAAAGAAGTGCTCCTTAGTCAGATGGACTTATTTATGAATAAATTCAAGGAATTGAAAACAATGCTCGAAACTGAGGATATCGACGGTATGCGACAAATGATGCGCCATTCCACTGAGCGCAGAGCGTTATTTGATAAAAAATAG
- a CDS encoding 3-phosphoshikimate 1-carboxyvinyltransferase, with protein sequence MNAKFKSCHLKGNIEAPPSKSMAHRYLIGAALSGEDCTLSGVDYSEDILATLDCLQALGAEVTVNDDTVTIHPKNFMKAHSPVLECRESGSTLRFLIPLALCLGREVVFKGSTRLLERPLSVYEELCKENGFLFQKNEDSVTVYGNFKSGTYQVKGDISSQFITGLLFALVYRNEDAKIEIIPPFESRSYVKLTLSALQSFGADVSFSDEYTLVVKSSELHGFSGRSEGDYSNAAFLDAFNLLGSDVTVNNLREDSLQGDRVYKEYFSKLDTGTPILDISDCPDLGPILIALAALKNGATFIGTDRLKAKESDRGMAMHEELSKLGGGLVFGDNMIIVPKQKLTYRGTVLSGHNDHRIVMAMSVILSQIGGEISGVEAVKKSYPNFFNDIRTLGAEVNIT encoded by the coding sequence ATGAACGCGAAATTCAAATCTTGTCACTTAAAAGGGAATATAGAGGCACCGCCGTCTAAAAGTATGGCACACCGTTATCTCATTGGTGCTGCCTTATCGGGAGAAGATTGTACATTATCCGGTGTTGATTACAGTGAAGATATTTTGGCAACCCTTGATTGTTTACAAGCGTTGGGTGCAGAGGTTACTGTAAATGACGATACTGTAACAATTCATCCCAAAAACTTTATGAAAGCCCATAGCCCTGTTTTAGAATGCAGAGAAAGCGGAAGCACCCTGCGATTTCTGATTCCCCTTGCGTTGTGCCTGGGGAGAGAAGTTGTTTTCAAAGGAAGCACCCGTCTGTTAGAGAGACCTTTGTCTGTTTATGAAGAACTTTGCAAAGAAAACGGTTTTCTGTTCCAAAAAAACGAAGATTCCGTTACTGTTTACGGTAACTTCAAAAGCGGAACTTATCAGGTAAAAGGGGATATCAGCAGTCAGTTTATCACAGGACTTCTGTTTGCATTGGTGTATCGGAATGAAGATGCAAAAATCGAAATTATCCCACCTTTTGAAAGCCGTTCCTACGTGAAGCTAACCCTTTCGGCATTGCAGTCTTTTGGTGCGGATGTTTCTTTTAGTGATGAATATACCTTAGTAGTTAAATCGTCCGAATTGCATGGGTTTTCCGGCAGAAGTGAAGGCGATTATTCCAACGCCGCATTTTTGGATGCTTTTAACTTGCTTGGTTCAGATGTTACCGTCAACAATCTGAGGGAAGACAGTTTGCAGGGAGATAGGGTTTACAAAGAATATTTTTCTAAGCTGGATACGGGAACACCCATCCTTGATATTTCTGATTGTCCTGATCTTGGGCCCATCCTGATTGCACTGGCGGCTTTGAAAAACGGTGCTACTTTCATAGGTACCGACAGACTAAAAGCCAAAGAAAGTGATCGTGGTATGGCGATGCACGAAGAACTCTCAAAACTGGGAGGCGGACTGGTGTTTGGTGACAATATGATTATCGTACCAAAACAGAAATTAACGTATCGCGGCACAGTTTTATCCGGACACAATGACCATCGGATTGTGATGGCTATGTCTGTGATACTCTCTCAAATCGGCGGAGAAATTTCGGGGGTTGAGGCAGTGAAAAAAAGTTATCCCAACTTTTTTAATGATATCAGAACTCTCGGAGCAGAGGTGAATATAACATGA
- the aroQ gene encoding type II 3-dehydroquinate dehydratase yields the protein MNILVINGPNLNMLGIREPNHYGRETYADLCNKIKRYCDERNIEVSFYQSNHEGDLVDEIQKAYGKFDGIVINPGAYTHTSIAILDALKAVAIPTVEVHISKVEEREDFRQISYIRLACKKTITGHGTNGYLEAIDFLSEGN from the coding sequence ATGAACATTCTTGTGATAAACGGACCGAATTTAAATATGTTGGGTATTCGGGAGCCGAACCATTACGGCAGAGAAACCTATGCGGATTTATGCAACAAAATCAAACGATACTGTGATGAAAGAAATATTGAGGTGTCGTTCTATCAATCCAATCACGAGGGAGATTTAGTGGACGAAATTCAAAAAGCATACGGCAAATTTGACGGCATTGTCATCAATCCCGGTGCCTATACTCACACCAGTATTGCCATTTTGGATGCCTTAAAGGCAGTGGCAATTCCCACGGTGGAAGTGCATATTTCCAAAGTGGAAGAACGAGAAGATTTCAGACAAATCAGTTATATTCGGCTTGCCTGCAAAAAGACCATCACCGGTCACGGCACAAACGGATATTTAGAAGCCATTGACTTTTTATCAGAAGGTAACTAA
- a CDS encoding shikimate dehydrogenase, producing MKRYGLIGKKLTHSFSKEIHQKLADYSYELIELSEEEVKDFFLKKEFAAVNVTIPYKETVISYLDEVSEIAKKIGAVNTVVNRDGKLYGYNTDYYGMTSLIKRLQLEFKNRKILILGTGGTSKTARVVAEDLGATKILTVSRSKKENCITYEEAIQNHFDANIIINTTPSGMYPDCDEKPIDISYFPNLEGVLDAVYNPLCTNLVLDAKKRGLKAEGGLYMLVMQAVVAVEKFLNIEIAKERADSIFARILCDKENIVLTGMPGSGKSTVGKCISLDGYTFVDTDTEIEKRCGCSIKELIKEKGEPYFRDLETQVIYDISKENRQIISTGGGAILREENVLYLKQNGKLFFLEATLKRLQATDDRPLSDTVEKLQKLYDERIDIYRDTADIIVPDLKTPEAEAQFITTKRTELII from the coding sequence ATGAAACGATACGGTTTGATCGGGAAAAAACTGACTCATAGTTTTTCCAAAGAGATTCACCAAAAACTTGCCGATTATTCCTATGAACTGATAGAGCTTTCCGAAGAGGAAGTGAAAGATTTCTTTCTAAAAAAAGAGTTCGCGGCAGTGAATGTGACCATTCCTTATAAAGAAACAGTGATTTCATATCTGGATGAGGTCAGTGAGATTGCAAAAAAAATCGGTGCAGTGAATACCGTGGTTAATCGGGATGGTAAACTTTATGGTTACAATACCGATTATTATGGTATGACATCGTTAATCAAAAGATTGCAGCTTGAATTTAAAAATCGAAAAATACTGATTTTAGGTACCGGCGGAACCTCTAAAACTGCCCGAGTAGTTGCCGAAGATTTGGGTGCAACCAAAATTTTGACCGTTTCAAGAAGCAAAAAGGAAAATTGCATTACCTACGAGGAAGCTATCCAAAATCATTTTGATGCCAATATCATCATCAATACCACTCCTTCCGGAATGTATCCAGACTGTGACGAAAAACCAATTGATATTTCCTATTTTCCCAATTTGGAAGGGGTTTTAGATGCGGTATATAATCCGCTTTGCACCAATCTAGTGCTGGATGCAAAAAAACGGGGATTAAAAGCCGAAGGCGGTCTGTATATGTTGGTGATGCAGGCAGTGGTTGCCGTGGAGAAATTTTTAAATATCGAAATTGCAAAAGAAAGGGCAGACAGCATTTTTGCCCGGATTCTTTGTGACAAAGAAAATATTGTGTTAACAGGAATGCCCGGCAGCGGAAAAAGTACGGTAGGGAAGTGTATATCCTTAGATGGTTACACCTTTGTGGATACTGATACTGAAATTGAAAAACGGTGCGGATGCAGTATTAAAGAACTCATAAAAGAAAAAGGGGAACCTTATTTCAGAGATTTGGAAACCCAAGTGATTTATGATATTTCCAAAGAAAACCGCCAGATTATTTCCACCGGTGGCGGTGCCATCTTACGGGAAGAAAATGTGCTTTACCTAAAGCAAAACGGCAAACTATTCTTCCTGGAAGCCACTCTCAAACGGTTACAAGCTACGGATGACAGACCCCTATCCGATACCGTGGAAAAACTGCAAAAATTATATGATGAACGAATCGACATTTATCGGGACACGGCAGATATCATCGTTCCCGATTTAAAAACACCCGAAGCAGAAGCTCAATTTATTACAACAAAAAGAACGGAGCTGATTATATGA
- the aroC gene encoding chorismate synthase: protein MKNTFGTSVAVTLFGESHGEYIGAVIDGLAPGITVDEAYISKMLTLRRPDGKISTPRKEKDEFKIVSGVLCGKTTGTPVTILIPNENVKSGDYAEIKTVARPSHADYTAHCKYHGFQDARGGGHFSGRITAALVAAGAICKLALEQKGIVIGTHVKKCAGISDREFGDLLTDIKMLNQKTFAVLDDVCIEKMTNAILEAAKDGDSVGGVLETAVVGMPAGVGEPWFDSLESQLSHMMFSIPAVKGIEFGKGFAISDMKGSEANDAFTIQNGEIVTKTNNNGGLNGGITNGMPIVFRTAIKPTPTIFKPQNTVDFKEMQETVLEPKGRHDPAIVHRARIVQDAAAAIVLCDALALRFGTDWLKG, encoded by the coding sequence ATGAAAAATACATTTGGAACAAGTGTGGCTGTAACCTTATTCGGCGAAAGTCACGGGGAATATATCGGAGCGGTGATTGACGGTCTGGCACCCGGTATCACAGTGGATGAAGCTTATATCAGCAAGATGCTTACCTTGCGCCGTCCCGACGGAAAAATTTCCACACCAAGAAAAGAAAAAGACGAATTCAAGATTGTGAGTGGTGTGCTTTGTGGAAAAACCACCGGAACTCCCGTTACCATTCTCATTCCCAATGAAAATGTGAAAAGCGGTGACTACGCGGAAATTAAGACGGTTGCGCGTCCCTCTCACGCCGATTATACCGCCCATTGTAAGTATCACGGCTTTCAGGATGCCAGAGGTGGCGGACATTTCAGCGGCAGAATCACTGCTGCATTGGTTGCGGCAGGTGCTATCTGTAAATTGGCTTTAGAGCAAAAAGGAATTGTTATCGGCACCCACGTTAAAAAATGTGCAGGAATTTCTGATAGAGAATTCGGAGATTTGTTGACCGATATTAAAATGCTCAATCAGAAAACTTTTGCCGTGCTGGATGATGTTTGTATCGAAAAAATGACTAATGCCATTTTGGAAGCGGCAAAAGACGGTGACAGCGTTGGCGGTGTGCTGGAAACTGCTGTTGTTGGTATGCCTGCCGGGGTTGGAGAACCCTGGTTTGATTCTTTAGAAAGTCAGCTTTCTCATATGATGTTTTCCATTCCTGCCGTAAAAGGCATTGAATTTGGAAAAGGATTTGCCATTTCTGATATGAAAGGCAGCGAAGCCAACGATGCTTTCACAATCCAAAACGGCGAAATTGTTACCAAAACCAACAATAACGGTGGATTAAACGGCGGTATCACCAACGGTATGCCCATTGTGTTCAGAACTGCCATCAAACCAACACCCACCATTTTTAAACCGCAGAATACCGTAGATTTTAAAGAAATGCAGGAAACTGTGTTAGAACCCAAAGGCAGACATGACCCTGCCATTGTCCATCGGGCAAGAATTGTGCAGGATGCGGCGGCGGCAATCGTGTTGTGCGATGCCCTGGCATTGCGGTTTGGAACAGACTGGTTAAAAGGATGA